A genomic stretch from Scatophagus argus isolate fScaArg1 chromosome 19, fScaArg1.pri, whole genome shotgun sequence includes:
- the mboat2b gene encoding lysophospholipid acyltransferase 2b isoform X3, translating into MGRRPRAIKGWRETDRLRRRRRRNRRKRRSIINGRTDRPTDRQADRQTVGGASQPLQPDTEAADPAADTESWPLKPPDPRPAPAPASCSRSARSPTCRWTRYALHFLVQSGLTYGIMILTGVEHMHKYCLLVALSYLSLCQITRVYVFDYGMYSADFTGPMMVITQKITSVAFEVHDGMARNEEHLTPGQKILAIRRMPSLLEYFSYNCNFMGILAGPTSSYNDYIAFIEGDPLRHRDQEGDRKANSKLRQSEPSPNVVYLYLSMLTTRPKYYFVWTLADAINNAAGFGFSGYNKDGSPRWDRISNLRILNIELATSFKVFLDNWNIQTAHWLKRVCYERCPYHPTAATFILSAMWHGAYPGYYLTFLTGIVITLAARAVRHNVRPYFLQSSSYKLVYDVITWAATQIAICYTVVPFVLLSVGPSIKFYRSWYFSLHIGCILLAVALPVKPKHLRLKDQQQNLLQETLQHHLEATDSCSKKEKNT; encoded by the exons ATGGGGAGAAGACCGCGGGCCATTAAAGggtggagggagacagacagactgaggaggaggaggaggaggaacaggaggaagagaaggagcaTCATCAACGgcaggacagacagaccgacagacagacaggcagacagacagacagtcggCGGAGCCTCTCAGCCGTTGCAGCCGgacacagaagcagcagaccCGGCCGCAGATACGGAGTCATGGCCGCTGAAGCCACCCGATCCACGGCCTGCACCGGCTCCAGCCTCCTGCAGCCGGTCAGCGAGATCACCAACCTGCCGCTGGACCAG gtaCGCTCTTCACTTCCTGGTTCAGAGTGGACTCACCTACGGCATCATGATCCTGACTGGAGTCGAACATATGCACAA GTACTGCCTCCTGGTGGCTCTCAGCTATCTGAGTCTGTGTCAGATCACTCGAGTCTACGTCTTCGACTATGGCATGTACTCTGCCGACTTTACAGG ccCCATGATGGTCATCACACAAAAAATCACCAGCGTGGCGTTTGAAGTCCATGACG GAATGGCACGAAACGAAGAACATCTGACTCCAGGACAGAAGATTTTGGCGATAAG gaggaTGCCCAGCTTGCTGGAGTACTTCAGCTACAACTGTAACTTCATGGGGATCCTGGCCGGACCCACCAGCTCCTACAACGACTACATTGCCTTCATTGAGGGAGATCCCCTTCGTCATAGAGACCAGGAGGGCGACAGGAAGGCCAACAGCAAGCTGAGGCAGAGCGAACCCTCTCCAAAT GTGGTCTACCTGTACTTGTCCATGCTGACCACCAGACCCAAGTACTACTTCGTCTGGACGCTTG CTGATGCTATCAACAACGCCGCTGGCTTTGGCTTCAGTGGTTACAACAAGGACGGCTCTCCCCGCTGGGATCGCATCTCCAACCTGAGGATCCTCAACATTGAG TTAGCCACCAGCTTCAAAGTTTTCCTCGACAACTGGAACATTCAGACAGCACACTGGCTCAAAAG GGTGTGTTACGAACGATGTCCCTACCATCCAACAGCAGCCACCTTCATCCTGTCGGCCATGTGGCACGGAGCTTATCCAGGCTACTACCTCACCTTCCTCACTGGCATTGTCATCACGCTGGCTGCGAGAGCA GTCAGACACAACGTTCGCCCATACTTCCTGCAATCATCCTCCTACAAACTGGTCTATGATGTCATCACGTGGGCAGCCACTCAGATCGCCATCTGCTACACGGTGGTGCCCtttgtcctgctgtctgtgGGTCCATCCATAAAGTTTTACAG gtcCTGGTACTTCAGCCTCCATATTGGCTGCATTCTTCTGGCAGTGGCATTGCCGGTTAAACCGAAACATCTCCGCCTCAAAGACCAGCAGCAGAACCTTCTCCAGGAAACTCTCCAGCACCACCTGGAGGCTACAGACAGCTGCagcaagaaggaaaaaaacacatga
- the mboat2b gene encoding lysophospholipid acyltransferase 2b isoform X1, protein MGRRPRAIKGWRETDRLRRRRRRNRRKRRSIINGRTDRPTDRQADRQTVGGASQPLQPDTEAADPAADTESWPLKPPDPRPAPAPASCSRSARSPTCRWTRYALHFLVQSGLTYGIMILTGVEHMHKYCLLVALSYLSLCQITRVYVFDYGMYSADFTGPMMVITQKITSVAFEVHDGMARNEEHLTPGQKILAIRRMPSLLEYFSYNCNFMGILAGPTSSYNDYIAFIEGDPLRHRDQEGDRKANSKLRQSEPSPNTEVVRKVATSFFCLLVFLSVCKVFPVERNVDDDFIANTPFYAQVVYLYLSMLTTRPKYYFVWTLADAINNAAGFGFSGYNKDGSPRWDRISNLRILNIELATSFKVFLDNWNIQTAHWLKRVCYERCPYHPTAATFILSAMWHGAYPGYYLTFLTGIVITLAARAVRHNVRPYFLQSSSYKLVYDVITWAATQIAICYTVVPFVLLSVGPSIKFYRSWYFSLHIGCILLAVALPVKPKHLRLKDQQQNLLQETLQHHLEATDSCSKKEKNT, encoded by the exons ATGGGGAGAAGACCGCGGGCCATTAAAGggtggagggagacagacagactgaggaggaggaggaggaggaacaggaggaagagaaggagcaTCATCAACGgcaggacagacagaccgacagacagacaggcagacagacagacagtcggCGGAGCCTCTCAGCCGTTGCAGCCGgacacagaagcagcagaccCGGCCGCAGATACGGAGTCATGGCCGCTGAAGCCACCCGATCCACGGCCTGCACCGGCTCCAGCCTCCTGCAGCCGGTCAGCGAGATCACCAACCTGCCGCTGGACCAG gtaCGCTCTTCACTTCCTGGTTCAGAGTGGACTCACCTACGGCATCATGATCCTGACTGGAGTCGAACATATGCACAA GTACTGCCTCCTGGTGGCTCTCAGCTATCTGAGTCTGTGTCAGATCACTCGAGTCTACGTCTTCGACTATGGCATGTACTCTGCCGACTTTACAGG ccCCATGATGGTCATCACACAAAAAATCACCAGCGTGGCGTTTGAAGTCCATGACG GAATGGCACGAAACGAAGAACATCTGACTCCAGGACAGAAGATTTTGGCGATAAG gaggaTGCCCAGCTTGCTGGAGTACTTCAGCTACAACTGTAACTTCATGGGGATCCTGGCCGGACCCACCAGCTCCTACAACGACTACATTGCCTTCATTGAGGGAGATCCCCTTCGTCATAGAGACCAGGAGGGCGACAGGAAGGCCAACAGCAAGCTGAGGCAGAGCGAACCCTCTCCAAAT acgGAGGTCGTTCGGAAAGTGGCCACCTCCTTCTTCTGCCTCCTGGTTTTTCTGTCGGTGTGTAAAGTTTTCCCTGTGGAACGAAATGTTGATGATGACTTCATTGCCAACACGCCGTTCTATGCTCAGGTGGTCTACCTGTACTTGTCCATGCTGACCACCAGACCCAAGTACTACTTCGTCTGGACGCTTG CTGATGCTATCAACAACGCCGCTGGCTTTGGCTTCAGTGGTTACAACAAGGACGGCTCTCCCCGCTGGGATCGCATCTCCAACCTGAGGATCCTCAACATTGAG TTAGCCACCAGCTTCAAAGTTTTCCTCGACAACTGGAACATTCAGACAGCACACTGGCTCAAAAG GGTGTGTTACGAACGATGTCCCTACCATCCAACAGCAGCCACCTTCATCCTGTCGGCCATGTGGCACGGAGCTTATCCAGGCTACTACCTCACCTTCCTCACTGGCATTGTCATCACGCTGGCTGCGAGAGCA GTCAGACACAACGTTCGCCCATACTTCCTGCAATCATCCTCCTACAAACTGGTCTATGATGTCATCACGTGGGCAGCCACTCAGATCGCCATCTGCTACACGGTGGTGCCCtttgtcctgctgtctgtgGGTCCATCCATAAAGTTTTACAG gtcCTGGTACTTCAGCCTCCATATTGGCTGCATTCTTCTGGCAGTGGCATTGCCGGTTAAACCGAAACATCTCCGCCTCAAAGACCAGCAGCAGAACCTTCTCCAGGAAACTCTCCAGCACCACCTGGAGGCTACAGACAGCTGCagcaagaaggaaaaaaacacatga
- the mboat2b gene encoding lysophospholipid acyltransferase 2b isoform X2, whose product MAAEATRSTACTGSSLLQPVSEITNLPLDQVNFVVCQLCALLSAFWFRLFLHPSKTSPFIRHVVATLLGLYFALFCFGWYALHFLVQSGLTYGIMILTGVEHMHKYCLLVALSYLSLCQITRVYVFDYGMYSADFTGPMMVITQKITSVAFEVHDGMARNEEHLTPGQKILAIRRMPSLLEYFSYNCNFMGILAGPTSSYNDYIAFIEGDPLRHRDQEGDRKANSKLRQSEPSPNTEVVRKVATSFFCLLVFLSVCKVFPVERNVDDDFIANTPFYAQVVYLYLSMLTTRPKYYFVWTLADAINNAAGFGFSGYNKDGSPRWDRISNLRILNIELATSFKVFLDNWNIQTAHWLKRVCYERCPYHPTAATFILSAMWHGAYPGYYLTFLTGIVITLAARAVRHNVRPYFLQSSSYKLVYDVITWAATQIAICYTVVPFVLLSVGPSIKFYRSWYFSLHIGCILLAVALPVKPKHLRLKDQQQNLLQETLQHHLEATDSCSKKEKNT is encoded by the exons ATGGCCGCTGAAGCCACCCGATCCACGGCCTGCACCGGCTCCAGCCTCCTGCAGCCGGTCAGCGAGATCACCAACCTGCCGCTGGACCAG GTAAACTTTGTGGTTTGTCAGCTCTGTGCTTTGCTGTCAGCCTTCTGGTTTCGTCTCTTCCTTCATCCCAGTAAAACCAGCCCCTTTATCAGACACGTGGTAGCAACTTTACTGGGACTTTATTTTGCTCTCTTCTGCTTTGGCTG gtaCGCTCTTCACTTCCTGGTTCAGAGTGGACTCACCTACGGCATCATGATCCTGACTGGAGTCGAACATATGCACAA GTACTGCCTCCTGGTGGCTCTCAGCTATCTGAGTCTGTGTCAGATCACTCGAGTCTACGTCTTCGACTATGGCATGTACTCTGCCGACTTTACAGG ccCCATGATGGTCATCACACAAAAAATCACCAGCGTGGCGTTTGAAGTCCATGACG GAATGGCACGAAACGAAGAACATCTGACTCCAGGACAGAAGATTTTGGCGATAAG gaggaTGCCCAGCTTGCTGGAGTACTTCAGCTACAACTGTAACTTCATGGGGATCCTGGCCGGACCCACCAGCTCCTACAACGACTACATTGCCTTCATTGAGGGAGATCCCCTTCGTCATAGAGACCAGGAGGGCGACAGGAAGGCCAACAGCAAGCTGAGGCAGAGCGAACCCTCTCCAAAT acgGAGGTCGTTCGGAAAGTGGCCACCTCCTTCTTCTGCCTCCTGGTTTTTCTGTCGGTGTGTAAAGTTTTCCCTGTGGAACGAAATGTTGATGATGACTTCATTGCCAACACGCCGTTCTATGCTCAGGTGGTCTACCTGTACTTGTCCATGCTGACCACCAGACCCAAGTACTACTTCGTCTGGACGCTTG CTGATGCTATCAACAACGCCGCTGGCTTTGGCTTCAGTGGTTACAACAAGGACGGCTCTCCCCGCTGGGATCGCATCTCCAACCTGAGGATCCTCAACATTGAG TTAGCCACCAGCTTCAAAGTTTTCCTCGACAACTGGAACATTCAGACAGCACACTGGCTCAAAAG GGTGTGTTACGAACGATGTCCCTACCATCCAACAGCAGCCACCTTCATCCTGTCGGCCATGTGGCACGGAGCTTATCCAGGCTACTACCTCACCTTCCTCACTGGCATTGTCATCACGCTGGCTGCGAGAGCA GTCAGACACAACGTTCGCCCATACTTCCTGCAATCATCCTCCTACAAACTGGTCTATGATGTCATCACGTGGGCAGCCACTCAGATCGCCATCTGCTACACGGTGGTGCCCtttgtcctgctgtctgtgGGTCCATCCATAAAGTTTTACAG gtcCTGGTACTTCAGCCTCCATATTGGCTGCATTCTTCTGGCAGTGGCATTGCCGGTTAAACCGAAACATCTCCGCCTCAAAGACCAGCAGCAGAACCTTCTCCAGGAAACTCTCCAGCACCACCTGGAGGCTACAGACAGCTGCagcaagaaggaaaaaaacacatga
- the mboat2b gene encoding lysophospholipid acyltransferase 2b isoform X4 gives MILTGVEHMHKYCLLVALSYLSLCQITRVYVFDYGMYSADFTGPMMVITQKITSVAFEVHDGMARNEEHLTPGQKILAIRRMPSLLEYFSYNCNFMGILAGPTSSYNDYIAFIEGDPLRHRDQEGDRKANSKLRQSEPSPNTEVVRKVATSFFCLLVFLSVCKVFPVERNVDDDFIANTPFYAQVVYLYLSMLTTRPKYYFVWTLADAINNAAGFGFSGYNKDGSPRWDRISNLRILNIELATSFKVFLDNWNIQTAHWLKRVCYERCPYHPTAATFILSAMWHGAYPGYYLTFLTGIVITLAARAVRHNVRPYFLQSSSYKLVYDVITWAATQIAICYTVVPFVLLSVGPSIKFYRSWYFSLHIGCILLAVALPVKPKHLRLKDQQQNLLQETLQHHLEATDSCSKKEKNT, from the exons ATGATCCTGACTGGAGTCGAACATATGCACAA GTACTGCCTCCTGGTGGCTCTCAGCTATCTGAGTCTGTGTCAGATCACTCGAGTCTACGTCTTCGACTATGGCATGTACTCTGCCGACTTTACAGG ccCCATGATGGTCATCACACAAAAAATCACCAGCGTGGCGTTTGAAGTCCATGACG GAATGGCACGAAACGAAGAACATCTGACTCCAGGACAGAAGATTTTGGCGATAAG gaggaTGCCCAGCTTGCTGGAGTACTTCAGCTACAACTGTAACTTCATGGGGATCCTGGCCGGACCCACCAGCTCCTACAACGACTACATTGCCTTCATTGAGGGAGATCCCCTTCGTCATAGAGACCAGGAGGGCGACAGGAAGGCCAACAGCAAGCTGAGGCAGAGCGAACCCTCTCCAAAT acgGAGGTCGTTCGGAAAGTGGCCACCTCCTTCTTCTGCCTCCTGGTTTTTCTGTCGGTGTGTAAAGTTTTCCCTGTGGAACGAAATGTTGATGATGACTTCATTGCCAACACGCCGTTCTATGCTCAGGTGGTCTACCTGTACTTGTCCATGCTGACCACCAGACCCAAGTACTACTTCGTCTGGACGCTTG CTGATGCTATCAACAACGCCGCTGGCTTTGGCTTCAGTGGTTACAACAAGGACGGCTCTCCCCGCTGGGATCGCATCTCCAACCTGAGGATCCTCAACATTGAG TTAGCCACCAGCTTCAAAGTTTTCCTCGACAACTGGAACATTCAGACAGCACACTGGCTCAAAAG GGTGTGTTACGAACGATGTCCCTACCATCCAACAGCAGCCACCTTCATCCTGTCGGCCATGTGGCACGGAGCTTATCCAGGCTACTACCTCACCTTCCTCACTGGCATTGTCATCACGCTGGCTGCGAGAGCA GTCAGACACAACGTTCGCCCATACTTCCTGCAATCATCCTCCTACAAACTGGTCTATGATGTCATCACGTGGGCAGCCACTCAGATCGCCATCTGCTACACGGTGGTGCCCtttgtcctgctgtctgtgGGTCCATCCATAAAGTTTTACAG gtcCTGGTACTTCAGCCTCCATATTGGCTGCATTCTTCTGGCAGTGGCATTGCCGGTTAAACCGAAACATCTCCGCCTCAAAGACCAGCAGCAGAACCTTCTCCAGGAAACTCTCCAGCACCACCTGGAGGCTACAGACAGCTGCagcaagaaggaaaaaaacacatga
- the LOC124050275 gene encoding uncharacterized protein LOC124050275 — translation MCQQMMSDLPPERSQRANPFEYTTLDLFGPFEIKDAVKKRTGKKVWGIVFCCMASRAVHVDLVDDQSSESFLQAYFRFVSLRGHPRKLWSDKGTNFIGAKPALQDLHRYLATLREASIEDQAAKHGTEWAWNFHPADAPHRNGAAEAAVKLIKKALTSLGGTTSSLTWGELQTLFYQAANLTNERPIDARAQEQEDSIEYLTPNTLLLGRTSQGGDTGGIDLCTHPWRRLRAIQIGVDMFWKKWSELAGPNLFVRPKWHQSQRNVAIGDIVWIADQNALRGQFRLGRILAVYPDKKGLVRDADVKTCAGLSASLTAGQVKRNPQQPTAVILRRDVRRLVVLIPVEDQ, via the coding sequence atgtgccAGCAGATGATGAGTGATCTGCCGCCAGAGCGCTCCCAGCGTGCTAACCCATTTGAGTATACCACACTGGACCTCTTCGGCCCCTTCGAAATTAAAGATGCTGTCAAGAAAAGAACAGGGAAGAAGGTATGGGGCATAGTATTCTGTTGCATGGCATCCAGGGCAGTGCATGTGGACCTTGTGGACGACCAATCATCTGAAAGCTTCCTTCAGGCATACTTCCGCTTCGTATCATTGAGAGGCCATCCCAGAAAACTGTGGTCAGACAAGGGAACCAATTTTATTGGTGCTAAACCTGCCCTACAAGACTTGCACAGGTACTTGGCTACCTTACGGGAAGCATCCATTGAAGACCAGGCGGCCAAGCATGGAACAGAGTGGGCATGGAACTTTCATCCAGCTGACGCACCACATCGCAACGGGGCTGCGGAAGCTGCAGTTAAGCTCATAAAGAAAGCTCTCACTAGCCTTGGAGGGACGACAAGCTCACTCACCTGGGGCGAACTCCAAACCCTCTTCTACCAGGCAGCTAACCTCACCAATGAAAGGCCGATTGACGCCAGGGCACAAGAGCAAGAGGACTCCATAGAGTATCTGACCCCCAACACTCTGCTCCTTGGAAGGACCAGTCAAGGAGGAGATACAGGAGGAATCGACTTGTGCACCCATCCTTGGCGTCGCCTCAGAGCCATCCAGATTGGTGTGGATATGTTCTGGAAGAAGTGGAGTGAACTTGCCGGACCTAACCTCTTTGTTCGTCCAAAATGGCACCAGTCACAAAGGAATGTAGCGATTGGTGACATTGTTTGGATCGCTGACCAAAATGCACTCCGAGGCCAATTCCGGCTTGGACGGATCCTGGCTGTGTACCCCGACAAGAAAGGACTTGTGAGAGACGCAGACGTAAAGACCTGTGCAGGCCTCTCTGCCTCGTTGACTGCTGGGCAAGTCAAGAGGAACCCTCAGCAGCCAACAGCAGTCATCCTACGGAGAGACGTAAGGAGATTAGTAGTCCTCATCCCTGTGGAAGACCAGTGA